In Gossypium raimondii isolate GPD5lz chromosome 12, ASM2569854v1, whole genome shotgun sequence, a single window of DNA contains:
- the LOC105762329 gene encoding RING-H2 finger protein ATL73 — MAQTSPSPSADTPTLSIPCQETQEPTVDLNLMIIVAAMLCALVCALGLHPMLQCVLQCTHRVVTEPREWVAARRLNSGLKKKEMVALPTTTYANSGSSSSSSGCAICLVDFSEGDKIRMLPKCNHRFHVACIDKWLLSRSSCPTCRQRLNSNCDQFVIDF, encoded by the coding sequence ATGGCCCAAACTTCACCATCTCCCTCGGCTGATACTCCCACATTAAGCATCCCCTGTCAGGAGACGCAAGAACCCACAGTAGACTTGAACCTCATGATCATCGTGGCAGCCATGTTGTGTGCCTTGGTTTGTGCCTTGGGTCTTCACCCCATGCTACAATGCGTGTTACAATGCACTCATCGTGTCGTGACCGAGCCGAGGGAATGGGTGGCCGCCCGTAGACTGAACTCGGGTcttaagaagaaagaaatggtAGCTTTACCAACTACAACTTATGCCAATTCAggctcatcatcatcatcatcaggtTGTGCAATTTGCCTCGTGGATTTCTCGGAAGGTGACAAAATACGGATGCTTCCCAAATGTAACCATCGCTTCCATGTTGCTTGCATCGATAAATGGCTGCTCTCTCGCTCTTCCTGTCCTACTTGCCGGCAGAGGCTCAACTCCAATTGCGACCAATttgttatagatttttaa